One Benincasa hispida cultivar B227 chromosome 5, ASM972705v1, whole genome shotgun sequence genomic window carries:
- the LOC120077131 gene encoding histone H1-like encodes MATEEPVVPVESAAEPNNVEQAEENPVNKAAKSKKSKEPKEKKPAARKKTRNPPTHPPYEEMVKDAIVTLKERTGSSQYAITKFIEEKQKQLPPNFKKILLFHLKKLVASEKLVKVKGSFKLKPQSASVKPAAPAKKKPVAAKPKSKAVAKPKAVAKSPAKPKAAAKPKPKTAAKPKVAPKPKPATAKSKSSAVAKPKAAAKTRAAPKPKAKERPAKVARTSTRTSPGRKAPAPKPAVKKAPAVKKAPAKSVMAKKVKSPAKKALAKRGRK; translated from the exons ATGGCTACTGAGGAACCGGTGGTGCCGGTGGAGTCTGCGGCTGAGCCGAACAACGTCGAACAAGCGGAAGAAAATCCGGTGAACAAAGCTGCGAAGTCGAAGAAATCCAAAGAACCCAAAGAGAAGAAACCTGCTGCTCGTAAAAAAACTAGAAATCCCCCAACTCATCCTCCATATGAAGAG ATGGTAAAGGATGCGATTGTTACGTTGAAGGAGAGGACTGGTTCGAGTCAGTATGCGATCACTAAGTTCATTGAAGAGAAGCAGAAGCAGCTTCCACCGAACTTTAAGAAGATTTTGTTGTTCCATTTGAAGAAACTTGTGGCTTCCGAGAAGTTGGTGAAGGTTAAGGGCTCGTTCAAGCTCAAACCACAGTCGGCAAGTGTGAAACCTGCTGCTCCTGCGAAGAAGAAGCCTGTAGCTGCTAAGCCGAAGTCTAAAGCTGTGGCTAAGCCCAAGGCTGTGGCTAAATCTCCTGCGAAGCCGAAAGCAGCTGCAAAGCCGAAGCCTAAGACGGCTGCTAAACCCAAGGTTGCTCCTAAACCTAAGCCTGCTACAGCCAAGTCAAAGAGCAGTGCTGTTGCAAAGCCCAAAGCTGCAGCAAAGACTAGAGCTGCTCCCAAGCCGAAAGCCAAGGAGAGGCCGGCCAAGGTTGCAAGGACATCGACGAGAACCTCACCAGGGAGGAAGGCACCAGCTCCGAAACCGGCAGTGAAGAAGGCGCCGGCGGTGAAGAAGGCTCCGGCGAAAAGTGTCATGGCTAAGAAAGTGAAATCTCCGGCGAAAAAGGCTCTGGCTAAAAGAGGAAGGAAGTAA